The DNA segment GCAAAGGACCAAAACAattgttttttttaatttgaaaaggAACAATCTAACCACGAGATCAAGTTTCAATCTTACTGGGCTCAGACTTGTCTATCGTCAATGGTACTTTTTAACTTTGCATCTCACCTGATACTCCTGTGGAAGGTCATTCGCCATCATTTTAATTCATCAAATATTTAACCAGGGATATACTTCTATCACATAAGTTGTATTGTTGCCTTTCCCTATTATATGTGTTAAAACTAAAAATTTCCCCCATTTAATTTAATCACAAACATCTACAACATCATGCCAAAATCCTGCTAGTCGATACTTGGGAATTTAAAGACTTAAGAAGTCAAACAAATATATTgaagaataaatatataataagacCTAACTTATCAAAGTATGATGAGAAAACACTAgtcagtttaaaaaaaaaaatacaataaatGCTTTAAATTGGATCTTGGACAACTATGAGAACTTAGGTTCCAATCTActatatgataaaaatattaaaatgataagAAATGCTTGGAGTACCATGAACAAACAAACACAACAGCCCTCAAATAAGTCAGAAAAGAAGAATCAAGTTTTAAGCAAGAAGATCTCATTCAGCTTATGGTCAATTATTATAAATTGACACAAAATTCACCGAACCAAAAGTGAGAGACATTCACATTCCTGTTTACTTGATAACTCatacggaaaaaaaaaaaaacatttctgGCGCCTCATACTCAACCTGTGTTTCTGTTATTAACATATCACTCTAAACAATTCTGATGTGTACGTAAACTTTCAAAAACTAAAATTTTTTTTTGGCAAAAgggtaagaaaaaataaaaaatgtcaaTTGAGGTTTTAAACTTCCAGCCTTTGGCAAGTGAATctgacaccaccaccaccaaacaCAGGCCAATGTTTAAAGAGTAACTTTCAAAATATGATTATGCAGTTCCTCTTAGTGAACACAAATACTTTTGCACCTGCACTAGAAGAGAAAATCATCTTCAACAGAAACCATATCATACTTATAATAGTCAAGAACTGGCAACCCTGAGAAAAGCTACCGATCATCTTTACAAGGAAAAGTTGACAGAGAAAAAGAATGAGTCATAAACTCATTCGATCTCCAGGACTGCAGTAACCATTGACTAGCAAAGCTTATCATTAGCTACTTCCTCGAATCAGCAAAGCTTACCATACTGATACTTCCATGGCTTCCTTCAAATAATCTTGCATCACAGTGTTTTCCTTGAAGTAAGATCCAACTCCATTTCCTTCTGCCTTAATTCAAGGGATAGGCGTTCATTCTCAATCTTCATTCGTTCATTTTCCATTCTCATCATATTTAGTTCTCTGTCCTTCTTCTTACTAAACCTTTGCCACTTGTAGCGTTGTTTTTCGAGCTCCAGCATCTGAGCCTGAATATGCAATTTCTTCTCCTCAAGCTGAAGCGGATAATTAACCCAGTGCTGCTGTATCAGTGTTGATTTAGATCCTTCTGAAAATACTTGGTTCATATCTAAGGTTAAGCCTTGAGGTTGAAGGCTTCTAGTAGAATTTTGTAAAGCAGATGTGTCACCAAAAACCGCTTCTTCATGGTTCACCCCATGCCTCATCCTTTTTGGGAAGCATGATGCCACCATATTCCCGTGCACATTATGCTCGTCAGCATCACCTTCCTCGTCATCACCGTCAGCACTTTGATCATCTTCATCAACATCTTCATGTGAGCCTCTCCTTCTGTCATGCTCATCTCTACTTCCAAGTGCCAACTGCAACGATCGTTGAAGAGCTGGGTCAGCAGGTAGATTCAACCGGTTACAATTATGATAGGAGCACATCTCCTCGTAGAAAAgatgttttgagctcaaaatcttCCTCACATCATCCTTCATCTTTTCTGAGAGATTACTCATACGGTCCAAAAGTGCCGGATTCTCAACCACCTTGCAAGATGTACCCCTACCAAGGATATCGGTGAGCCTCTTGTATCTCTTATTAAGATCATTGAATTTATCTTCACATTGTTGAGGTGACACATAACATCTCCTCTCGGCCATAACTTTTGATATGGCCTTCCACTTCCCCTTTTTCTGCAATATTGCATACTTCCTCCTCCCACCACACTCAGAAGGAGCATCTTCTCCTACGTAAGAGACCGCAGTTATCAAAAGCCTAACCATTGCATCAGTCCACTTCATTCGCTGCCACGGACAGCCCTTCTTCTCTCTGCCAGCCTCATTTTGAGCATCAACTCCATCCTCGGTCAAGATTGGCTCATCGTCATCGCTCATTGAGGTCCTGCCACGCTCTCCTTTATGGTAGTCCATGATGGAAACACCTTCTCGGTGATCAGATTCCTGCAAGTGGCTGCCTGATACACCGAAGGCGTCACACACCGGTGGGTGATGGATCATCGAGCCCTGATGCATGTACATGTTTCCTTGCAAAGCCAGCACACCATACGAAGCTCCCGACATCATGCTTCCATCATTTAAGTTTCCCTCCATATCGCATCATTCAGAAGCGAAGTCCCCAATCAATTTTGTCCAATTCGGTCCTCGTTAGACTTAACGCTTATCAGTAATTCCACAAAACATTCAGAAGCCAAAGTGAATCACAAAAATATTCCACATTTCTTGCAGCTCCTACTGGCTTCTTCACACCAATCCAACCAACCATCAACCCTCTTGTCCTTCAAATGTTTATACTTGGAAGCCAAAATCCAAACCCTAGCGCTCAGCAATCACAGGAAAATCACAAAAAGAACAAAACTTTATGCAAAACCAGACAAGAAATCGATCACAATGACCAGAAAATCTCCTTCCTTGAGCACAGAATCACCTGGGCCTGACCCCAGATCACGGCACTAAGAAAACCAAGCAACCGGAGGGAAGACGAACTAATCTGGATCGCAAGGAGCCATGTCCACGCCCTTTTGCGAAGCGAGAGAGTCCGGTTGCCTGCGAGGATCCCAAGAATCGTCGACACCCGCGGATCGTGAAAGGAGGAGCGCTTCTTTTATTGGAATGACAGGCGGCGAAAAGGGGGCTCGTTTGGAAGGGGATGGCATTAGTGCGTGAGCGCACGGCCGGCGTTCGGGGAAAATGATCCCCCACGCACAACATTTACGTGCGCAGAGAACCAATCGATGAGAGTGGGACCCCAGCAAGGCAAAATGATGAAACGTGGACCCGTGCGTAACTTCGACGAGTATCAAAGCCATGTAGGGGGATGGCATCATTGGGGGTATCGAATAAGTAACTTTGATTTCCATTGACCTTTGAGTATagcttcttgattcaatgattgaTGTGTTCAGCAGGCTTTTAATTGATGACCTGTTTGTAAAATACATCCCgagagaaatattaaaaaaaaaaaattacacaatATGCAAATACTGACTTTATCTGCTAGAATATCTCCTcggatattattattaattataatacTTGAATATatctataatattattaaaaaataatctataaaaatATTTGAATAGTTTATTGAAAAAACTTTCATAATTGATTTTTTATCGGATGATCTCATAATTATTTTAGTTAtgagtattttttttcttatttggatGAAAACAATCACACTATTTATGTTGAATGATATTAGAATCAAGATAGACAGATATTatagtcttttttatttttattttctgttgaaatagtCTAATCTAATTTAAATCATAATTGTGGTGGAAAAGAAGGAGAGGGAGGGCAGAGTGAGTGAAGGAGGGTTTATAGATTTGATCCGAATCgattcaaaaattttgaaaggataaaattgatattaaaaaaaatacctcAGGTAAGAATAATTATGAGGcctatatgataaaaaaaaattatggtgagctttatttagtaaattatttaaaatattttcaataatcaaataaaaaaatctgGATGCTTTCGTTGTACTTAAAACGAGTTAATCATCAGAATAAAATATGTCCTCAAACATTAATAATCATCTTTATCTGAGAGATTACCATGAAATGACACGTAATACACATATACATCTCCTATCTTAACCATCATATTTTATTGATTATACTATTTGGCTAcacaccattttttttttctctattctcTTTCTTAGAAATCGGTTTGTAAGCCTATGATCTTAATGAATTAGTTGTCTAACTTTTTATTGTTAGGATATACTAAGAGGGAGGGATAAATTAGTGCTATTGTAAACTttcaatgattttaaaatattacattCAATAAGACCCGTAACAGAAATATGTTTAAACTtaaaaatgttcataagaatgcatgCAAAATTAGTAGATAGTTAAATAAAAAGGTAATGAaagtaaataacaaaagaaaaaagcacattaaatttatagtggttcgatcgttatgaccaatatctactctcgattcttcctccgtcgaggccaccagcttctattattgatcttcttttaataagcgaagatcaactaccctcttacaacattttttccttttcataggtttaagagataacctttacaagtctcatgtctctcttagaatgatcacaaatcttaTGAAAGATGATGATACCTAGCATCTTTTCAagacttttacaattcagaatcTCAAAGCTTTTTATTCACTTTTTCATGCTTTGTCAAGCAGGAAAGTGTTGGATATTTATAggtcctaaatgacttcaaaaatagagcaaaaatgtATCTCAATCCCGGGTTTCTAggatattggtggtaccaccgttagtactagacggtaccaccgctttatCCCTTGATAACTAGTGGTACTATCGTTAGTATTGGACGATACCATCGCTTGCTCCCTTGACaactagtggtactaccaccagTTTGAGTGGTACGACCACTTGATAGaacctcggagactaggctttggcagtatcaccgcctgacaacattaactatcgatggtaccaccgcctagtttgggcggtaccatagcTTAGACAAGTTTTGGGAGGTCGATTCTTAAGCGGTTCCATTGCTagccctagcgatgccaccgcttgatgtAGCTCCAAGTCACTAAATAAGTCAAAtagtaggcccaattggcccctatttaagttagtaggattactcccaaaactaactcaaattgaaacctaactatgataattaaggtttAAACAATTACAATATAAGCAATCCCAATTGTTTGGTATGTCATTTGTTCATTCGAACACCCGAcgaacttctggtgaacttctTACAAACTTCTGATGCATCATCCGAACCTTTGGCGTATCACCCAAGCCATCGACATGTTGATTCCCGTAACATCCGATCTTAGtgcaatgtttgattcttccGACCCAATGCTTGTTTTCTAACTCTAGCCCAACGTCTGGTTCTTCTTGCTTTAGTTGTTTTGTCTTTTCATGGATGTGgttagtcctgtatcactttttttaaaatatggattatatcataagcttattaattgatttcatcatcaaaattgattcaacaatcttccattTTCTTataatgataactaattgataatggagttaatcttaactcctcctatctatatgctatatcaaaataaagcaaacttgaattcaaaagaaataataacctttgaattcaagtgaaacaattttgatcatatgtaacatatcatatcaaaatttcatactttgtgcatcatcatttaaacataatttcaagtcataaaggtataacatgcataattccaaaccattacaaatcatcatcactttgggcatgataccaaaacaataaattttcaaatcatcattacttctctccctttatcatcaacaaaaaggagaaaagtgcaactatcatgtttttgaaatataatttcaaatcattgcatatatcattgcataattttaagtttttgaaacatcaatgcatatatcatcactttagaatatgcaaactagcaagttttagagatatgaatgttagcaatatttgcttctacttgaaatgtgcaagttagtaattcTCTTTCGCGATGtgtaagtttgcaagttttgcttcttgagattggcaaccTAACactttgcttctcttaagatatgTGAGATAGCACTTCTTTTTCTCCCTTAAAAAAAGAAGAGGGGAAGAATTCaatgatataaaaatttcaaccattacatgaacaaatgaaagatcaagtcataaatTCGAAAGACCATGAATTAAAGCTttacttttgcaaatagaaagaggaaggattcatgatcaccacatgaaaaataaaagatcaaattgtgaataccaaaagttcatgaatcaaatcttttcttttgtaaatagcaaaaagaaggaacgataggaaacgatctcgatttaaaaagaaaactctaagTTACAAAGAATCgagaaatctgaaaaatatataagtggaattcatgcattaggaagatttaacatgcttaattatcttatgataaaatcaaattatttctcattcaatgattttataaaaaatcaactaattgatattttgtatcaataaattctagagatatatcaTAGTTATTAATATgatttctaataaaatgatgcttaaaatcaatatgtttagttctcgagtattgaatgaaattttttgttaaacaaataacattagtattatcatattttaaggaatattttttaaataaattttataatcttctaaaataattttcatcaaaataaCTTATATGCACAATATGCACCTACTGCTACATATTCAGTCTCGACTATAGATAATGCaatcgaattttatttcttggaagaccaaaaaaCAAGTGAATGGCCTAAGAGTTGATATGTTCCAGATGTAGATTTTCTATTTATTCTACATCCACCAAAGTCAGCATCGGCATaagtaattaattaaaaaaatttacattttggataccataatcgtagattatgagttccttttaggtatcaaaaaatcattttaacaactttaaagtgagattacttgggattagattgaaatttaGCATAAACtctaacactaaatataatatcaagtctagttgttgtgaggtatagtaaactacttatcatacccctataaattttttgatcaaaacattctccatcaatatccatatctaattttatagaagtgcttattggtgtattaatagccttatCATAAGTAATAAACTACTTATCTTACCCCTATAgattttttgatcaaaacattctctatcagtgtccatatctaattttatagaagtgcttattggtgtattaatagccttagcactatctatattaaatcattcTAATAGATCTAAAACATGCTTAGTTTGATTAATAAAGGCTTCATCACtaagttgcttaatttataatcctaagaaaaaagttaatttacccattaaactcatttcaaattattGGCTCATACTATTAGCAAAAAGATTCACACAAAGACCCAtatatagaaccaaaaataatatcatcaatataaatttaaataataaaaaaattatttttaaaatatttaataaacaatgtggtatcgaccttgcctttcaagaaattatttttaattagaaaagaactaagtctcttatatcaaacccttgaggcttgtttcatggtcactaggtctaagaaCATGCTTtcgtacctcatttctctcaaattgatttaactcctcaTGTATTACAAAAACTCATGATTCATCTTTTAGaacatcgtcaatgcattttgattcaatttgagacaaaaagaCTACAAtcacacaaaaaattttaaaagaagaacgagtttgaacaccttttgatgtaaCCTAAATGATTaactctttaggatgagcatctacatacttctattccttaagTAAGAATTCTTTGGAGGTAGATGCATCCAAATTACTAGGAAGAGGAGAatttttattcaaattcaaagtattaaaatcaaaattattatcaaaattatttttttaaatttaaaaatctcattaaaaataacatggatGGATTCCTCAATAACTAATGTTCTTTTATAGAAAACATGAAAACATTTAGAAATTaagaaatatttaagaaagatacCTTCGGATttttcatcaaatttttctaaggcatcattttcatttagaataaaggatttacaacccaaaactttgaaatataaaatattaagtcatttattattccacaattcataggaagTTTTAGATAGGAGAGGTCTTATAAgagccctattcatgacatagcatgcagtGTTAATGGTTGTGGCCtaaaaatattttggtaggctatgttcgtttaatatggttcttacCATCTCTTGCAatctcctattttttctctcaataaatCCATTTTATTATAAGTTTCTTGGAATaaagaagttatggttatacctatttaaatcataaaaattttaaaagtcatagttttgaaattcaacaccatgatcacttctaatagaagaaatcataaaacccctttcattttgaactagtttacaaaatttcaaaaaatatttaaagcaatcaaaaTATATCCaagtatatatattataatcatcAACTATTATAAAAATGTATTTACTAACTActagacttgtgatatcaattgttccaaataaatccatatggattaattgtagtagtctaaaggtgcttatttgatttttagatttaaagctattttttatttatttatctagttATCATACATCACAAGCTTTGTCTTTGATAAATTTGATACTaggcattcctcttacaagttttctagtTGAAATATGTaagattagtttcatgttagcataACCTAGTCTTTTAtaccaaagtcatgcatcatcatttaaaatcgaaaaacacgtttcatcacaaaaatcatctatatcaatagtatatatattattatttcttaaggtAATCACAAATCTATTTTTGTGTAATACTTCtattatgcaagcattagattaaaatttgatgatatatccttaatcacacaattgactaatgcttagtagattatgttttaaaccatctactaacatATCTTCAATCACAAGGTTTGATGTATTACCTATTATTCATTTGCTAAAAATTtttccttattgttgtctccgaaggtgacatattctTCGTTTTGGCTAATGAGTTTAGAgaaatgtgttggatctccgatcatgtgccttgagtatccattattaaggtactatctcttgcttttACCTTTTGATTGTAAACACATCTATAAGAAAAtagattttcttttaggtacccatttaactttgggtcctgcataaatagatctacctttCTTGACGATTGATATTGGGTTATTTATGATTTCTTTAGGAACTAAACTAATTTgtgtgagctatattttttaattgAACATTTATAGGCAAAATGTCTATATGtatgataaaaattatatttatttttatgagaaacatgtaatgtgggtcctttaacaaataaagttggtttttgttgagtgttgctaCTTACAAAACTGATTCCTACTTTTCTATGTATATGATATTTgttagtaaggatcatgtttaaagatttgtttccaatttcaaattttctaatatttattgtaatattatatttttctttttaagtgaatctaactcttcacatttagtgcaaggagctaacaagcatttatcatgctcagtttttaaaattttaaatttattagaaagagaagtataatcttttttaataagttatattttttaccaactaatttatatttatcaaataaatcatgaaaagtattagatAATTTATTGTAAGGTAAATGAGTTTTGGTTAAGTCATATACCTTATTATTAAGAGCCATTAGTGCGcaatttgccacctcgtcttcagatgagtttGATTCATTCTAAgttaccttgagtgctttcttcttctttagtagcttcttcttcttcaattgaggatATTCACTTTTAAAATGTCCCAACTTCTTGTATGTAGATGATTGTGTCCTTTTTTAGTTTGCTTTTGTCCTTAGtatcttatttt comes from the Musa acuminata AAA Group cultivar baxijiao chromosome BXJ2-8, Cavendish_Baxijiao_AAA, whole genome shotgun sequence genome and includes:
- the LOC135619306 gene encoding uncharacterized protein LOC135619306, with the translated sequence MEGNLNDGSMMSGASYGVLALQGNMYMHQGSMIHHPPVCDAFGVSGSHLQESDHREGVSIMDYHKGERGRTSMSDDDEPILTEDGVDAQNEAGREKKGCPWQRMKWTDAMVRLLITAVSYVGEDAPSECGGRRKYAILQKKGKWKAISKVMAERRCYVSPQQCEDKFNDLNKRYKRLTDILGRGTSCKVVENPALLDRMSNLSEKMKDDVRKILSSKHLFYEEMCSYHNCNRLNLPADPALQRSLQLALGSRDEHDRRRGSHEDVDEDDQSADGDDEEGDADEHNVHGNMVASCFPKRMRHGVNHEEAVFGDTSALQNSTRSLQPQGLTLDMNQVFSEGSKSTLIQQHWVNYPLQLEEKKLHIQAQMLELEKQRYKWQRFSKKKDRELNMMRMENERMKIENERLSLELRQKEMELDLTSRKTL